The Flammeovirgaceae bacterium genome contains a region encoding:
- a CDS encoding ABC transporter permease encodes MLFNYWKIALRNILRNKAYSLITVSGLAVGIACCLLLMLFILDEHRYDKHHQSLDNLYRITSTFQGATGIDKLATASPPIAPTLQHELPEIEVATRVVNPPGVAQYLFQYEDKIFYETNGFLADSTVFSVLTYQFIEGDAATALRDANTMVIAESLARKLFGSESGLNKLIKVGQGGEPALYKITGVFQDQPQSHLQATFFLSMMSPGLGEYLRSDNAMGEWAGQNFVPSYIKLVDGANIEEVIKKMNDVLIQYGTEDMKALGMTKTLGLEPVKDIYLKSDIGRSPRITYVYVIASIAAFILIIACINFMNLATAKATRRATEIGVRKVVGAYRSSLIAQLMGEAMAIVVIAIALSLIITQAALPLFNELTNKHIGLGGVAWRYTVGSLLAIALSAGFLSGSYPALYLSSFKPAAVLKGKNNLGNASGFLRQSLVVFQFIIAISLVCSMFIINKQLEFIQNKNLGFNPSAKIVLPLRTERAKTNYEALRDELIRNKIASEVSAADYLPGNIVWSDMMFYTQGGNMNTAVLNRRNRVDAGYIEMLRITMVAGRTFTTNREMDGDTKVIINETSAKRFGKSPEQMVGEKIYFDWQGENYAFEVIGVMADYHQNSLKEAINPLMFSLPKDTGNYGYLIATVDAGNFTEAIPKLEALWKSVVSDTPFEYSFLDETIRKQYDDDKKVSSIINSFTFIAMIISCLGLYGLSTYMAERRFKEIGIRKVFGAGVAQIVGLLSTEFVRLVVIAFVIAVPLSWYAMNRWLEGFAYKTGINGWVFLMAGLTALGIALLTVSYESVKAATTNPVNALRNE; translated from the coding sequence ATGCTGTTTAATTATTGGAAAATAGCCCTGCGCAACATACTGCGTAACAAGGCCTATTCACTAATTACTGTTTCGGGTTTGGCTGTTGGTATAGCCTGTTGTTTATTGCTCATGCTTTTCATACTAGACGAACACCGGTACGATAAGCACCACCAGTCGCTCGATAATCTCTACCGGATAACTTCCACCTTTCAGGGGGCCACCGGTATTGACAAACTGGCTACCGCTTCGCCACCCATTGCCCCGACTTTACAGCATGAACTGCCTGAAATAGAAGTTGCCACGCGGGTGGTAAACCCACCCGGAGTTGCACAGTATCTGTTTCAGTACGAGGATAAAATTTTTTATGAAACCAACGGCTTTCTTGCCGACTCAACAGTATTTTCAGTTTTAACCTATCAGTTTATTGAAGGAGATGCCGCTACCGCCCTGCGTGACGCTAACACCATGGTTATTGCTGAATCGCTTGCCCGTAAACTGTTTGGCAGCGAAAGCGGATTAAATAAACTGATTAAGGTTGGTCAGGGGGGTGAACCGGCCTTGTATAAAATTACGGGCGTCTTTCAGGATCAGCCTCAGAGCCACCTTCAGGCTACCTTCTTTTTATCCATGATGAGCCCCGGCCTGGGCGAATACCTCCGTTCAGATAATGCCATGGGCGAATGGGCCGGACAAAATTTCGTTCCTTCATACATCAAACTGGTTGATGGAGCCAACATAGAAGAGGTTATTAAAAAAATGAATGACGTGCTTATTCAATACGGAACTGAAGACATGAAGGCCCTGGGTATGACCAAAACGCTGGGCCTTGAACCGGTAAAAGATATTTACCTTAAATCCGACATCGGACGCAGTCCGCGAATAACGTATGTGTACGTCATTGCTTCCATTGCTGCGTTCATCCTGATTATCGCCTGCATCAATTTCATGAACCTGGCTACCGCCAAAGCAACCAGGCGGGCAACCGAAATCGGGGTGCGAAAAGTAGTGGGTGCCTACCGCAGTTCGTTAATTGCACAGTTGATGGGCGAAGCCATGGCCATCGTGGTTATCGCTATCGCTTTAAGCTTAATTATTACGCAGGCTGCATTACCCTTGTTTAATGAACTAACCAATAAACATATCGGGCTTGGTGGTGTTGCCTGGCGTTACACAGTTGGCTCCTTACTGGCCATTGCGCTTAGTGCCGGCTTTCTTTCCGGAAGTTACCCTGCCTTATACCTTTCATCATTTAAACCCGCAGCCGTTCTTAAGGGAAAAAACAACCTGGGCAATGCTTCAGGATTTTTACGACAAAGCCTGGTAGTATTTCAATTCATTATTGCCATAAGCCTGGTGTGCAGCATGTTTATTATTAACAAACAACTTGAATTTATACAGAATAAAAACCTGGGGTTTAACCCGAGTGCAAAAATTGTACTGCCACTGCGTACCGAACGTGCAAAAACCAACTATGAAGCCTTACGGGATGAATTGATCAGAAATAAAATAGCCTCCGAAGTTTCAGCAGCTGATTACCTGCCGGGAAACATCGTATGGTCTGACATGATGTTTTACACTCAGGGCGGGAATATGAATACGGCTGTTTTGAACCGCAGAAACCGCGTTGACGCAGGCTACATTGAAATGCTGCGTATTACTATGGTTGCCGGAAGAACCTTTACCACAAACCGCGAAATGGATGGCGATACGAAGGTTATCATTAACGAAACCTCGGCAAAACGCTTCGGTAAGTCGCCCGAGCAAATGGTAGGCGAGAAAATTTATTTCGACTGGCAGGGTGAGAATTACGCCTTCGAAGTAATTGGTGTAATGGCCGATTATCACCAGAACTCACTAAAAGAAGCGATTAACCCGCTAATGTTTAGCCTGCCGAAAGACACCGGTAATTACGGTTACCTGATAGCAACTGTTGATGCCGGAAATTTTACTGAGGCCATTCCAAAACTGGAAGCATTGTGGAAGAGCGTGGTGAGCGATACACCCTTTGAGTACTCCTTTCTCGATGAAACTATCCGTAAACAATATGATGACGACAAAAAAGTGTCGTCCATCATTAACAGTTTTACCTTCATCGCCATGATTATTTCATGCCTTGGCCTGTACGGACTTTCTACCTACATGGCCGAACGCAGATTTAAAGAAATAGGCATACGTAAGGTGTTTGGTGCAGGGGTAGCGCAAATTGTAGGGCTGCTGTCAACAGAGTTTGTCAGACTGGTGGTTATTGCCTTTGTCATTGCAGTGCCGCTATCCTGGTATGCCATGAACCGGTGGCTCGAAGGATTTGCCTACAAAACCGGAATAAACGGCTGGGTATTTTTAATGGCGGGCCTGACGGCCCTGGGCATCGCGTTGCTCACGGTAAGCTACGAATCAGTAAAGGCTGCCACCACAAACCCGGTTAATGCTCTACGAAACGAATAA
- a CDS encoding KUP/HAK/KT family potassium transporter, which translates to MTASEASSKYSIPLSSAGVLISLGIIYGDIGTSPLYVFKAIVGEHIITKELIYGGLSCVFWTLTLISTIKYIYLALNADNKGEGGIFALYALVRRYKAGWVVYPAIIGCATLISDGFITPAISVSSAIEGLRIYNPDIPTVQIVIAILIGLFIFQQFGTGVVGSTFGPIMFVWFTTIGTMGTLQLIENPGVFEALNPWYAINLLTHYPGGFWILGAVFLCTTGAEALYSDLGHVGKGNIRVGWVFVKTTLLLNYFGQAAWLLGHEGDSLNGKIPFYAIMPEWFLPLGIIIATMAAIIASQALISGTFTLVNEAMKLKLWPMTRVRYPSQTKGQIYIPSINWILMLGCILVVLIFRESSAMEGAYGLAITIDMLMTSSLLVYYYSLSKKSTIRSLALGLIFFSLEGMFLISNLDKFSHGGWFSFMMAGILFIILFVQLRARKLRTRHTEFVDLKHYVEMIKDLQADETVPKEATNLVFLAVADSKRYIDSNIIYSIFRKRPKRADVYWFLHVDTVDSPFTSKYSVDTIIPKKCFFVRIKLGFKADHRINLIFNKIVHEMADNGEIDLISPYPSLHKYSQTADFKFIIIQSWASPDSEISNFERLIIQGYRLLKKFSLSTEEHYGIEAANLEIEKAPIQVGPPAKIKIKREREE; encoded by the coding sequence ATGACTGCCTCCGAAGCCAGCAGTAAGTACAGCATCCCGCTTTCCTCTGCGGGGGTTTTGATTTCACTTGGAATTATTTACGGTGACATCGGTACTTCACCCCTGTATGTATTCAAAGCCATCGTGGGTGAACACATTATTACAAAAGAACTTATCTATGGCGGACTTTCATGTGTATTCTGGACGCTCACACTAATCAGCACCATTAAGTACATCTACCTGGCACTGAATGCCGATAACAAAGGCGAGGGCGGAATTTTTGCTTTGTATGCACTGGTGCGCAGGTACAAAGCCGGCTGGGTAGTGTATCCGGCCATCATCGGCTGTGCCACACTTATCTCTGACGGGTTTATAACTCCGGCTATCAGTGTATCATCCGCCATTGAAGGGCTTCGGATTTACAACCCGGATATACCCACCGTTCAGATCGTAATAGCCATCCTTATCGGCTTGTTTATTTTTCAGCAGTTCGGTACCGGTGTTGTTGGCTCAACGTTCGGCCCAATCATGTTCGTATGGTTCACCACCATCGGAACCATGGGTACACTTCAACTCATTGAAAATCCCGGAGTATTTGAAGCTCTCAATCCGTGGTACGCCATTAACCTGCTCACTCATTACCCGGGTGGTTTCTGGATTCTCGGGGCGGTATTTCTTTGCACCACCGGGGCAGAGGCTCTGTATTCGGATTTGGGCCATGTTGGCAAAGGCAATATCCGGGTAGGTTGGGTATTTGTAAAGACCACGTTGCTGCTAAACTATTTCGGCCAGGCGGCCTGGCTGCTCGGGCATGAGGGCGACAGCCTGAACGGTAAGATACCGTTTTATGCCATTATGCCCGAATGGTTCCTGCCGCTTGGTATCATCATCGCTACGATGGCGGCCATCATCGCCAGCCAGGCGCTGATTTCAGGAACCTTCACCCTGGTTAACGAAGCCATGAAGTTAAAGTTGTGGCCAATGACCCGCGTACGTTACCCCAGCCAAACCAAGGGGCAGATTTACATCCCCTCAATTAACTGGATATTAATGCTTGGCTGTATTCTGGTTGTATTGATCTTCCGGGAATCATCTGCTATGGAAGGCGCGTACGGCCTGGCCATTACCATTGATATGCTGATGACCAGCTCGCTGCTCGTTTATTATTATTCACTTTCGAAAAAATCCACCATTCGTTCACTGGCCTTAGGCCTTATCTTCTTTTCACTCGAGGGCATGTTCCTCATTTCCAACCTCGATAAATTTTCACATGGCGGATGGTTCTCTTTCATGATGGCCGGCATTTTGTTTATTATATTATTTGTTCAGTTGCGTGCCCGTAAACTGCGCACCCGCCATACCGAGTTTGTTGACCTGAAGCATTATGTGGAGATGATAAAAGATCTGCAAGCTGATGAAACGGTACCCAAAGAAGCCACCAACCTGGTATTTCTGGCTGTAGCCGACAGCAAGCGATATATAGATTCAAACATTATCTATTCCATTTTCCGCAAACGGCCCAAGCGTGCCGATGTGTATTGGTTCCTGCATGTGGATACCGTGGACAGTCCGTTTACCAGCAAATATTCGGTTGATACCATTATTCCGAAAAAATGTTTCTTCGTGCGCATCAAACTCGGCTTTAAAGCCGACCACCGCATTAACTTAATCTTTAACAAAATTGTGCATGAAATGGCCGACAATGGCGAGATTGATCTGATAAGCCCGTATCCATCGCTGCACAAGTACAGCCAGACTGCCGACTTTAAGTTTATCATCATTCAATCATGGGCTTCGCCCGACAGTGAGATTTCCAACTTCGAACGCCTGATTATTCAGGGCTACCGCCTCCTGAAAAAGTTCAGCCTCTCAACCGAAGAGCACTATGGCATTGAAGCCGCCAACCTGGAAATTGAAAAAGCGCCAATCCAGGTGGGCCCGCCTGCCAAAATCAAGATCAAGCGCGAACGGGAAGAGTAA
- a CDS encoding NAD(P)/FAD-dependent oxidoreductase codes for MAKLITTRTRIADLGKPRVIIIGGGFAGLQVAKGLKGAKAQVILFDRYNHHTFQPLLYQVATSGLETSSIVFPFRKRFAKQPDFFFRMGEVISIKPDENYIETSIGGVKYDYLVIAHGATTNYYGMTDVEQHAIPMKTIVDSIKLRNTIIRNFETALLTDDPEMMNSLMDFVIVGGGPTGVELAGALSELKQHVFPKDYPELELSHMDIHLVEAGPRLLNGMSKQASDKALEYLQQMGVKVHLNCTVKSYDGYEVLFNTGEKLISRTLVWAAGVKARPIEGLKSECISKSGRIRVDEFNKVIGYDNIFAIGDAAIMEGDKAYPAGHPMMAPPAIQQGRLLARNLKRLIQKKAMIPFRYFDKGTMATIGRNRAVVDLGKFRFQGFFAWYVWMLVHLLYIIGFKNKVFVMFSWLWSYFSYDKSNRLIISRNKEGVS; via the coding sequence ATGGCCAAACTGATTACAACCCGAACCCGCATAGCCGACCTGGGCAAACCCCGGGTAATTATTATAGGCGGAGGCTTTGCCGGCCTGCAGGTGGCTAAAGGTCTGAAAGGGGCCAAAGCGCAGGTAATCCTTTTCGACCGGTACAACCACCACACCTTTCAACCCTTGCTTTATCAGGTGGCCACATCAGGCCTTGAAACCAGTTCTATTGTATTTCCCTTCCGAAAGCGTTTCGCCAAGCAGCCCGACTTCTTTTTCCGCATGGGGGAAGTAATAAGCATTAAGCCTGACGAAAACTATATTGAAACATCCATAGGCGGGGTAAAATACGATTACCTGGTGATTGCCCATGGCGCTACCACCAACTATTACGGCATGACCGATGTGGAACAACACGCCATACCCATGAAAACCATCGTGGACTCCATCAAACTGCGCAACACCATCATCCGGAATTTTGAAACCGCCCTGCTTACAGACGATCCGGAAATGATGAACAGTTTGATGGACTTTGTAATTGTAGGTGGTGGGCCAACCGGAGTTGAACTGGCTGGGGCTCTTTCGGAACTGAAGCAGCATGTTTTCCCGAAGGATTACCCCGAACTGGAACTCAGCCACATGGACATCCACCTGGTTGAAGCCGGCCCGCGCCTGCTTAACGGCATGTCGAAACAGGCCTCGGATAAGGCCCTGGAATATTTGCAGCAAATGGGCGTTAAAGTTCACCTGAACTGCACGGTAAAATCGTATGACGGCTACGAAGTGCTTTTTAATACCGGAGAAAAATTAATAAGTCGTACACTGGTTTGGGCTGCCGGAGTAAAAGCACGACCGATTGAAGGCTTAAAGTCTGAATGCATCTCCAAATCAGGACGGATACGCGTTGATGAATTCAACAAGGTTATTGGCTACGACAATATATTTGCTATTGGTGATGCCGCCATAATGGAAGGCGATAAGGCTTACCCGGCCGGCCACCCGATGATGGCTCCGCCTGCCATCCAACAAGGCAGGCTGCTGGCCCGCAACCTGAAGCGACTCATCCAAAAAAAGGCCATGATCCCTTTTCGGTATTTCGATAAAGGCACCATGGCCACCATCGGCCGGAACCGGGCTGTGGTGGATCTGGGCAAATTCCGGTTTCAGGGTTTCTTCGCCTGGTACGTGTGGATGCTGGTGCACCTGCTCTACATTATTGGCTTTAAAAATAAAGTGTTTGTTATGTTCTCCTGGCTATGGAGTTATTTCTCGTACGATAAAAGCAACCGGTTGATCATCAGCAGAAATAAAGAGGGGGTTAGCTAA
- a CDS encoding calcium/sodium antiporter, whose amino-acid sequence MLLLAAGLLLVGFAILIKGADFLVNGASSMAKKFGISNIAIGLTVVSFGTSAPELIVSLLSAINGNSDASFGNVIGSNNFNLLGILGIAGLIYPLVVQRNTVKFEVPISLLAAGVLYMLVNDSWLRGATSNELSRTDSFILLVFFGFFMAYIYRTMKKASDYSDEAIIKLYSTPVSIGLSVLGLVMLVGGGKLVVDNAVKLAEHFGLSQKLIGLTILAVGTSLPELATSAVAAYRKNTDIAIGNVVGSNIFNIFFILGITGTISPIGYNTAMNFDLKVLGVATVVLMIFMFTLNTRKLDRWEALLLFLGYIVYTVFLIGMEEGLA is encoded by the coding sequence ATGCTTTTGCTTGCCGCAGGGCTTCTCTTAGTCGGCTTTGCCATACTGATTAAAGGAGCTGATTTTCTGGTAAATGGCGCTTCCTCCATGGCTAAAAAATTCGGTATCTCCAATATTGCCATTGGGCTTACCGTGGTGTCTTTTGGCACATCTGCCCCGGAACTGATCGTCAGTCTGCTCTCGGCCATTAACGGAAACAGCGATGCCTCCTTTGGCAATGTTATCGGCAGCAACAATTTTAATCTGCTGGGCATTCTTGGGATTGCCGGGCTTATCTACCCTCTTGTAGTGCAACGCAATACAGTAAAATTTGAAGTACCCATATCGCTGCTGGCTGCCGGGGTACTTTATATGCTGGTTAATGATTCCTGGTTGCGGGGGGCAACCTCTAACGAACTTTCCAGAACAGATAGTTTTATCCTGCTTGTGTTTTTCGGGTTCTTCATGGCGTACATTTATCGCACGATGAAAAAGGCTTCTGATTACAGTGATGAAGCAATTATTAAACTTTACAGCACTCCCGTTTCCATCGGCCTGTCCGTTCTGGGGTTGGTAATGCTTGTTGGAGGAGGCAAGCTGGTGGTGGACAATGCCGTTAAACTGGCCGAGCATTTCGGGCTTAGTCAGAAACTCATCGGGCTCACCATTCTGGCTGTTGGCACCTCTTTGCCTGAACTGGCCACTTCGGCCGTGGCGGCTTACCGGAAGAATACCGACATCGCCATTGGCAACGTGGTGGGCTCTAACATCTTCAACATCTTCTTCATCCTGGGTATAACAGGCACCATCAGCCCCATTGGTTACAATACCGCTATGAACTTCGATTTGAAAGTATTGGGGGTGGCAACCGTTGTGCTGATGATTTTTATGTTTACCCTCAATACCCGTAAACTCGATCGCTGGGAAGCGCTCCTGCTGTTTCTGGGTTACATCGTGTACACCGTCTTCCTTATCGGGATGGAAGAAGGGCTGGCCTGA
- a CDS encoding calcium/sodium antiporter: MLLNIILLLAGFIILIKGAEYMVNGASSVAKRMNISTLVIGLTIVAFGTSAPELTVNVINSAYGRNEAIFGNIIGSNIFNLLMILGVTGLIYPLVVQQQSVKYEVPLSFIAIIVMYLLVNDVLFFDGTSNTLSRVDAFLLLIGFAFFMYYIYRSMRQKPDFEEDGIKIMSMPVSLGLIILGVAMLIGGGYLVTENAVGIAQKFGLSEKLIGLTILAVGTSLPELATSAVAAYKKKTDIAIGNVIGSNIFNIFFILGVNGLINPIGYNTVLNTDMKVLGGGTIVLLIAMFTLNRNKVDRWEAFIFLMLYIAYTCYLIIRN, translated from the coding sequence ATGCTGCTTAACATCATCCTGTTACTGGCCGGTTTTATCATCCTGATAAAGGGCGCTGAGTATATGGTAAACGGAGCCTCATCTGTAGCCAAACGGATGAACATCTCCACATTGGTTATTGGTTTAACCATTGTGGCGTTCGGCACATCCGCCCCGGAGTTAACTGTTAACGTTATTAATTCAGCCTATGGCCGCAACGAGGCCATTTTCGGCAACATCATCGGCAGCAACATCTTTAACCTGCTGATGATTCTGGGGGTAACCGGTTTGATTTACCCGCTCGTGGTTCAGCAGCAGTCTGTAAAGTACGAGGTGCCTCTCTCCTTCATCGCCATTATAGTGATGTATTTACTGGTTAACGATGTTTTATTTTTTGATGGGACCAGCAACACACTTAGCCGGGTTGATGCCTTTTTACTGCTAATCGGTTTTGCATTCTTTATGTACTACATCTACCGGTCGATGCGCCAGAAACCTGATTTTGAAGAAGACGGCATTAAAATCATGTCGATGCCGGTTTCGCTGGGCCTTATTATACTGGGTGTTGCCATGCTGATTGGCGGTGGCTACCTGGTAACCGAAAATGCGGTGGGTATCGCACAGAAGTTTGGCCTTAGTGAAAAACTCATCGGACTAACCATACTGGCCGTAGGCACTTCGCTGCCCGAACTGGCAACTTCGGCAGTGGCAGCCTATAAAAAGAAAACTGACATTGCCATTGGCAATGTCATCGGGTCAAACATCTTTAACATATTTTTTATTCTGGGGGTTAATGGATTAATCAACCCCATCGGCTACAATACGGTACTCAATACCGATATGAAAGTACTGGGTGGCGGAACCATTGTGTTATTGATTGCCATGTTTACCCTTAACCGCAATAAAGTTGACCGCTGGGAGGCCTTTATCTTCCTGATGCTGTATATCGCGTATACCTGTTATTTAATTATTCGAAATTAA
- the corA gene encoding magnesium/cobalt transporter CorA, translating into MKKRRPVRNTHPAKKVILELISYNKTDYEKYDDLAVDDLLQKIHPDRVNWINLDGLEDKAIIKAIQEHFNLHTLLVEDVLDDQRPKAEEYDDYLFFTLKMLYSIKQGTIEYEQISFVLGSNYLISFQEKEGDLFDQFRERIRLDQGRVRKRGSDYLLYRLIDIIIDNYYIVLDSIGERIEIIEDSFSHYTQEKREHTFQRIQRLKKELIYLRKAVYPLRDALSQLLKDESGFIAEENIRYFNDIYDHVIHLTDSIDTYKDLTSGLMDLHINTQNAQLNQVIKVLTIISTIFIPLTFIVGVYGMNFDYMPELRWHYGYGLIWTIMIVLGIAMLAYFKIKKWF; encoded by the coding sequence ATGAAGAAACGAAGACCTGTACGAAACACTCACCCTGCCAAAAAGGTTATCCTTGAACTTATCTCGTACAACAAAACTGATTACGAAAAATACGATGACCTGGCTGTTGATGACCTGCTGCAGAAGATTCATCCTGATCGGGTAAACTGGATTAACCTGGACGGCCTGGAGGACAAGGCAATCATCAAAGCCATACAGGAGCACTTTAATCTGCATACGCTGCTGGTGGAAGATGTGTTGGACGACCAGCGCCCCAAAGCCGAAGAGTATGATGACTACCTGTTTTTTACATTAAAGATGCTGTACAGCATCAAGCAGGGTACCATTGAATACGAACAGATAAGTTTTGTACTCGGCAGCAACTACCTGATTTCTTTTCAGGAAAAAGAAGGTGATTTGTTCGACCAGTTCCGTGAGCGCATCCGGCTCGACCAGGGACGTGTTCGCAAGCGGGGATCAGATTACCTTCTATACCGCCTGATTGACATTATCATTGACAATTATTACATCGTACTTGATTCCATTGGCGAACGGATTGAAATCATTGAAGACAGCTTTTCGCATTATACCCAGGAGAAAAGAGAGCATACCTTTCAGCGCATACAGCGCCTTAAAAAAGAACTGATTTACCTGCGTAAAGCGGTGTATCCGCTGCGCGATGCCCTGTCACAGCTATTAAAAGATGAAAGCGGATTTATTGCCGAAGAGAACATCCGTTACTTTAATGACATTTACGATCACGTTATCCACCTGACCGACTCTATTGATACGTATAAAGATCTGACCTCCGGCTTAATGGACTTACATATAAATACCCAGAATGCCCAACTTAATCAGGTAATTAAAGTGCTCACCATCATTTCTACCATTTTTATTCCACTTACCTTCATTGTGGGAGTATATGGCATGAACTTCGACTACATGCCCGAGTTGCGTTGGCATTACGGTTATGGATTGATTTGGACGATTATGATCGTTCTCGGCATTGCCATGCTGGCATACTTTAAAATTAAAAAATGGTTTTAA
- a CDS encoding polyprenyl synthetase family protein → MTLRLDDIKKPIAREMEEFEHKFRASMKTRVMLLDRIMNYIVKRKGKQMRPMFVFLTAGTCGKITESTYRGAALIELLHTATLVHDDVVDDANYRRGFFSVNALWKNKIAVLVGDFLLSRGLILSVENKEFDLLSIVTDAVRQMSEGELLQMEKSRQLDISEEVYFQIIRQKTASLIASCCAVGASSAGVENGQVERMKLFGEKIGMAFQIKDDLFDYGDDEIGKPLGIDIKEKKMTLPLIYALSKAGWLEKRRIISIVRNESSKTAKVKEVIAFVKQSGGIAYAIERMHTFHREALALLEDIPPSDYKESLKQLVQFTIDRSN, encoded by the coding sequence ATGACGCTGCGCCTTGACGACATAAAGAAACCCATCGCCCGCGAAATGGAGGAGTTCGAACACAAGTTCAGGGCCTCCATGAAAACCCGCGTGATGCTGCTTGACCGCATCATGAACTACATCGTTAAGCGCAAGGGTAAGCAAATGCGGCCTATGTTTGTATTTCTTACGGCCGGTACCTGCGGTAAAATTACTGAGTCAACCTACCGTGGTGCTGCACTGATTGAGTTGCTGCATACTGCCACCCTGGTACACGATGATGTGGTGGATGATGCAAATTATCGAAGGGGTTTCTTTTCGGTAAATGCCCTTTGGAAAAACAAAATTGCTGTACTGGTGGGCGATTTTCTGCTCTCGCGTGGCCTTATCCTTTCGGTTGAAAACAAGGAGTTTGATTTGCTCAGTATTGTTACGGATGCCGTTCGCCAGATGAGCGAGGGCGAATTATTACAAATGGAAAAATCGCGCCAGCTTGATATATCTGAAGAAGTTTATTTTCAAATCATCCGCCAGAAAACCGCTTCCCTCATAGCTTCGTGTTGTGCAGTGGGCGCTTCTTCGGCCGGTGTTGAAAACGGACAGGTGGAGCGGATGAAGTTGTTTGGCGAAAAAATAGGAATGGCTTTTCAAATTAAAGACGACCTTTTTGATTATGGTGACGATGAAATCGGCAAGCCGCTTGGCATTGATATTAAAGAAAAGAAAATGACCCTGCCGCTGATTTATGCCTTATCGAAAGCTGGCTGGCTTGAAAAGCGAAGAATCATTTCCATTGTTCGTAACGAAAGCAGTAAAACAGCAAAGGTTAAGGAGGTAATTGCATTTGTTAAACAATCCGGAGGTATAGCGTATGCCATTGAGCGGATGCATACATTTCACCGCGAGGCATTGGCGTTGCTGGAGGATATTCCTCCATCGGATTACAAAGAATCATTAAAACAACTGGTGCAGTTTACGATTGACAGGAGCAATTAA
- a CDS encoding DUF3365 domain-containing protein translates to MRPVRLMLVALAALLFVVISCLKRPAEKTDSASLPDSVYLRLGDQLVALTFDTLRDALTTAIGQQGFAYAVSFCNENAYPLTTYYQEEGVTIRRASDKYRNPKNAADSLESALLDQFRAEGPSTRIVRTESEVHYIKPILMQGMCLHCHGTPGEHLKPETVAAIEEKYPTDKAVGYKEGDLRGLWHVVFRKNKAH, encoded by the coding sequence ATGAGGCCCGTGAGGTTGATGCTGGTTGCGCTTGCCGCATTGCTTTTTGTGGTCATCTCCTGCCTGAAGCGTCCGGCCGAAAAAACTGATTCTGCTTCCCTTCCTGATTCGGTTTACCTCAGGCTGGGCGATCAACTGGTAGCATTAACATTCGATACCCTGCGCGATGCCCTGACCACCGCCATCGGGCAGCAGGGCTTTGCCTATGCGGTTTCGTTTTGCAACGAGAACGCCTATCCGCTTACCACCTATTACCAGGAAGAAGGCGTTACCATCAGGCGCGCATCCGACAAATACCGGAACCCCAAAAATGCAGCCGACAGCCTGGAAAGCGCTCTTCTTGATCAATTCAGGGCAGAAGGTCCATCAACCCGGATTGTGCGAACGGAAAGCGAAGTGCACTACATTAAGCCTATATTGATGCAGGGCATGTGTTTGCACTGCCACGGAACACCCGGTGAACACCTAAAACCTGAAACAGTTGCTGCTATCGAAGAAAAATATCCAACCGATAAGGCTGTAGGGTATAAGGAAGGAGACCTGCGCGGACTATGGCATGTGGTGTTCAGGAAAAACAAAGCACATTAA